The sequence GTCTTTtcgagttgattttctacttcattttgaaacactttgaaagtttcaaatacttcatgtttatgtttaatCAAGTAAATATAACCATATCTACTGAAATCATCAGTAAAAGTAACGAAGTAGGTAGCTCCATCTCTAGACATTGTTCTAAATgagccacatacatcagtatgaatGAGTCCAAGTAGATCACTCGCCCTTTCAACCTGGTGGGTAAAGGGTTTCTTTGTCATTTTTCCAGATAAACAAGATTCGCATATGTCAAATGACTCATTTCGGGTTGACTCAAGAAGCCCATCGTGTTGCAGCTTtgttatgcgtttcttgtttatatgaccaagacaacAATGCCATAGATATGTGGAATTCAAATCATGCTTGAATTTCTTAGAGCTACAATTAAATATAGAACTTTCGTTTGGAACAAGATTATGCatgtcaatttcaaaaataccatctctaggaatagcattaaaataaaaaacATTATCCTTAAAAACTAAAATACCATAATCTGTGAATACATGATTAAAACCATTATCCTTCAAACGAGAAACTGAAATAACACCTCTAGTAATAGAAGGTGCATAATGacaattatttaaaataataataagtcTACTTGGGAGGATGAGCTCATAGCTTCCTATAGCTTCGACAGCTGCACGATCACCATTGCCAACGTACAGATCCAAAGCCCCCTTATTCAGCTTCCGAATTTTCCTAAGTCCCTGCATATCATTACAAatatgagtaccacaaccagtgtcATACACCCAAGTTTTATTAGGAAAATTATAGAGTTCTATAACGAAGATACCTGAAGTGCTGGTCGAACCAGCCTTTCCCTTCTTCAACTCTTCCAAGTAAAGCACACAGTTTCGTCTCCAATGACCAATCTGGCCGCAATGGTGACAAGCCATGTCCTTTGCGGGATGCTCTTTCTTTGCTggtggtggaattttcttcttagGTGTGTAAGCTTGCTTACTCTTTCCGTTTGCCTTTCCACTTCCAGCTTGCGGCTTTCTTTTCTGGATTTTACCTTCCTTTATGGTTAAGACTGCAGGAGTCATCTTTGGTAGCCCCTTTTCAGCTTGCTTAAGCATTGCATGTAGCCCAGGAATAGTTTTTCCCATGctatgcatattgtaattcattacaaatccaTCATAGTCCTTGGATAGTGAAGCAAGTATCAAGTGCACTCCAAGAACTGGTGGCATAGCATAACCTAGGCGCTCCAATTGATCCAGATAGTCTTTCATCTTCAAGACATATTGGCTAACTGGCTGCCCCAACTCATGTTTGCAAGCGTGAAACGCTTTCACAGTTTCAAACAATTCTTGTTCTGCCTGTTGTTGGAACATCGTCTTGAGTTCCTCGATCATGTCATATTCATTGTAGTCTATTAAGTTCCTTTGGAGCTCAGAGGTCATGCTAGCAAGCATAAGACATGCCACTTCAAGTTGTTCGTTATACTGCTTAGTATAAGCATTACGAACAGTAGCATTAGCAGTTTCAGGTGGGGCTTCAGGTAAAGGATTTTCCAGATGGTGCAACTTCCTTTCAGACTTTAAGACAATCTGAAGGTTTCGATACCAGTCAATGAATTTGTTACCA comes from Rutidosis leptorrhynchoides isolate AG116_Rl617_1_P2 chromosome 4, CSIRO_AGI_Rlap_v1, whole genome shotgun sequence and encodes:
- the LOC139841144 gene encoding uncharacterized protein; amino-acid sequence: MTSNAIQSVNNMTIRSILEKEKLNGNKFIDWYRNLQIVLKSERKLHHLENPLPEAPPETANATVRNAYTKQYNEQLEVACLMLASMTSELQRNLIDYNEYDMIEELKTMFQQQAEQELFETVKAFHACKHELGQPVSQYVLKMKDYLDQLERLAWEKLFLGYMQCLSKLKRGYQR